A stretch of Pelecanus crispus isolate bPelCri1 chromosome 3, bPelCri1.pri, whole genome shotgun sequence DNA encodes these proteins:
- the RPS12 gene encoding small ribosomal subunit protein eS12, translating into MAEEGITAGGVMDVNTALQEVLKTALIHDGLARGIREAAKALDKRQAHLCVLASNCDEPTYVKLVEALCAEHQINLIKVDDNKKLGEWVGLCKIDREGKPRKVVGCSCVVVKDYGKESQAKDVIEEYFKCKK; encoded by the exons ATGGCCGAGGAAgg CATTACTGCTGGAGGTGTAATGGATGTTAACACCGCCCTGCAAGAAGTGCTGAAGACCGCACTTATCCATGATGGCCTAGCTCGTGGTATTCGTGAAGCGGCCAAAGCTTTGGACAA ACGCCAAGCCCATCTTTGTGTTCTGGCTTCAAATTGTGATGAACCCACGTATGTAAAGCTAGTTGAAGCACTTTGTGCAGAACATCAGATCAACTTAATAAAG GTTGATGACAACAAGAAGCTGGGTGAATGGGTAGGTCTCTGCAAGATTGACCGAGAAGGAAAACCTCGCAAAGTAGTGGGCTGCAGTTGTGTGGTTGTCAAA GACTATGGCAAAGAATCTCAGGCCAAAGATGTCATCGAAGAGTACTTCAAGTGcaagaaatga